In one window of Zingiber officinale cultivar Zhangliang chromosome 11A, Zo_v1.1, whole genome shotgun sequence DNA:
- the LOC122031447 gene encoding protein LURP-one-related 15-like: MAEYGQTARHVAPAELVAAGKFTVPYAVNLTLSSTGGLFSNDLYKVKDTNGDVVFKVKAAFFSSRRLLLDAKGTPLLTMKPKSFIRRGTRRVFRGESTSPNDLLFSVRKSKMFQRKDHFDVVLATSTDEAAPCDFKIIVRSKEYTIYIGEIDHEIIAQMNRKTECCARDRLEITVNQNVDFAFIVSLIVILEEIKPSRRSAM; this comes from the exons ATGGCGGAATATGGGCAGACGGCGAGACATGTTGCACCTGCCGAGCTGGTGGCTGCCGGGAAGTTCACCGTTCCGTACGCCGTCAATTTAACACTCTCCAGCACTGGCGGTTTGTTCTCGAACGACCTTTACAAGGTCAAAGATACCAATGGCGACGTGGTGTTCAAGGTGAAAGCTGCCTTCTTCAGcagccgccgcctcctcctcgaCGCCAAAGGCACCCCTCTCCTCACCATGAAACCCAAG TCATTTATCAGGCGCGGAACACGGAGAGTATTCAGAGGAGAGAGCACCAGCCCCAACGATTTGCTGTTCAGCGTGCGAAAGTCCAAGATGTTCCAGCGGAAGGACCACTTTGATGTGGTCTTGGCCACCAGCACTGACGAAGCTGCCCCGTGTGACTTTAAGATAATTGTACGAAGCAAGGAATACACCATTTATATTGGCGAAATTGATCATGAAATCATAGCCCAA ATGAATCGCAAGACTGAATGTTGTGCAAGGGACAGACTAGAAATAACAGTGAATCAGAACGTGGATTTCGCCTTCATTGTGTCGTTGATAGTCATCCTTGAAGAGATCAAGCCAAGTCGTCGATCAGCTATGTAA